One genomic window of Kosmotoga olearia TBF 19.5.1 includes the following:
- a CDS encoding ferredoxin, translating into MKVYVDKDTCIGCGVCEGLCPEVFKMNDEGKAEVIVPETEASCAQDAADSCPVQAIKVE; encoded by the coding sequence GTGAAAGTTTACGTCGACAAGGACACTTGCATCGGTTGTGGCGTTTGTGAAGGTCTCTGTCCAGAGGTTTTTAAGATGAATGACGAGGGCAAGGCTGAGGTTATCGTTCCTGAAACCGAAGCCAGCTGTGCTCAGGACGCAGCCGATTCCTGTCCGGTTCAGGCTATA